One Ignavibacterium album JCM 16511 genomic region harbors:
- a CDS encoding YidB family protein, with the protein MDILNTIQSALGGGDKKDDLMSTVMELLGGQGGLQNLISQFDSKGLGDIIGSWVSTGQNKSISPDQIKNVFGSDTLSGIASKLGVNVNELSGQLSNLLPDVVDKLTPNGKVPEGDILGQASDLLGGLFGKK; encoded by the coding sequence ATGGATATACTAAACACAATCCAATCTGCACTTGGCGGCGGAGATAAGAAAGATGACCTTATGTCTACCGTTATGGAGCTACTTGGTGGACAAGGGGGTCTCCAGAATTTAATCAGTCAGTTTGACTCGAAAGGTCTGGGAGATATTATTGGTTCGTGGGTAAGCACTGGACAAAATAAATCTATTTCGCCGGACCAGATTAAAAATGTTTTTGGATCTGATACATTAAGTGGAATCGCATCAAAGCTTGGGGTAAATGTTAATGAACTTTCCGGGCAACTATCAAATCTGCTTCCTGATGTTGTTGATAAATTAACTCCAAACGGAAAGGTACCTGAGGGAGATATTCTCGGCCAGGCATCTGATTTGCTTGGCGGATTGTTTGGTAAAAAGTAA
- a CDS encoding ion transporter: MIKEKVRYIVERNSFQNFIIGLIILNSFTIGMETSKSIMNSFGNALLLIDKIILAIFVIEIFLKLYAYGFGFFKSGWNVFDFAIVAIALLPASGALAILRSLRIFRSLRLIKNLPRLRFIVESLLLSIPSIGWIFVLLTLVFYVFSVIGTKLFGASFPEWFGTIWASMFSLFQIMTLEGWADIARAVNELYPFANLYFISFILIASYTTLNIFIAIVVNTMSEIQHKISVKETEKISEIIVDENEELRNDIKNLKEQILKLEEKLSKRINI; encoded by the coding sequence ATGATTAAAGAAAAGGTCAGGTACATAGTTGAAAGAAATTCATTTCAGAATTTTATTATTGGTTTAATAATTTTGAATTCATTTACAATCGGAATGGAAACTTCAAAATCCATAATGAACTCATTTGGTAACGCTCTTCTTCTGATTGATAAAATTATACTTGCAATTTTTGTGATTGAAATTTTTTTAAAGCTTTATGCTTATGGATTTGGCTTCTTTAAAAGTGGGTGGAATGTTTTCGATTTTGCAATTGTAGCAATAGCACTTTTGCCGGCTTCGGGAGCGCTTGCGATTCTTCGTTCGCTAAGAATTTTCAGATCGTTGAGACTGATTAAAAATCTACCAAGATTAAGATTCATAGTTGAATCTTTACTTCTTTCTATTCCGAGTATCGGATGGATTTTTGTTTTGCTGACTTTGGTATTTTATGTTTTTTCTGTAATTGGAACAAAATTATTCGGAGCATCTTTTCCAGAATGGTTTGGTACAATCTGGGCTTCGATGTTTTCCCTTTTTCAGATAATGACTTTAGAAGGATGGGCAGATATTGCACGAGCAGTTAATGAGCTTTATCCATTTGCAAATCTTTATTTTATTTCATTCATACTTATTGCATCCTATACAACCTTGAACATTTTCATTGCGATTGTTGTTAATACAATGTCTGAAATACAACATAAGATTAGTGTTAAGGAGACTGAAAAAATTAGTGAAATTATTGTGGATGAAAATGAAGAATTAAGAAATGATATAAAAAATCTGAAAGAACAAATACTTAAACTTGAAGAAAAGCTCTCAAAAAGAATAAATATTTGA
- a CDS encoding VOC family protein translates to MNSPAITPCLWFDNEAEEAVKLYSSLFDESKVNRVLHFGREGFEFHRKPEGSVMTVEFELKGQKFLALNGGPDYKFNESVSLFIYCGSEERINFLYKKLSEGGSVNMPLDKYDWSPKYAWVKDKFGVSWQLDIEDVNSIQKIVPSLLFVNEKFNLVKEAANHFTSIFPNSQIIMEYPYDKSMNLPEGTLLFAQFKLNNYLFNAMSGGTIKHNFDFNEAISFIINCDTQDEIDYYWQKLTEGGQEVQCGWLKDKFGISWQVVPTMLNDLLDDPNKKSKVTDEIFTMKKFDIATLIKASE, encoded by the coding sequence ATGAACTCACCAGCTATAACGCCTTGCCTTTGGTTCGATAACGAAGCTGAGGAAGCTGTGAAGCTTTACTCATCGCTTTTTGATGAATCAAAAGTCAACAGAGTTTTACACTTTGGCAGAGAAGGGTTTGAATTTCACCGCAAACCTGAAGGTTCTGTAATGACAGTTGAGTTTGAACTGAAAGGACAAAAATTCCTTGCACTAAATGGCGGACCTGATTATAAGTTTAATGAATCTGTTTCACTATTTATTTACTGTGGTTCAGAAGAAAGAATAAATTTTCTTTACAAAAAACTTTCTGAGGGTGGTTCGGTGAATATGCCTTTGGATAAATATGACTGGAGTCCAAAGTATGCTTGGGTGAAAGATAAATTTGGTGTTTCGTGGCAGCTTGATATTGAGGATGTAAACTCGATTCAAAAAATTGTTCCTTCTCTTTTATTTGTAAATGAGAAGTTCAATCTTGTGAAAGAAGCGGCAAATCATTTTACATCAATCTTTCCGAATTCCCAAATCATTATGGAATATCCATATGATAAATCAATGAATCTTCCCGAAGGCACTTTATTATTTGCACAATTCAAACTGAATAATTATTTGTTCAATGCAATGAGCGGCGGAACAATCAAACATAATTTTGATTTCAATGAAGCAATTTCTTTTATTATTAACTGTGATACTCAGGATGAAATTGACTATTACTGGCAGAAGCTTACAGAAGGTGGTCAGGAAGTTCAGTGTGGTTGGCTCAAAGATAAATTTGGAATTTCGTGGCAGGTTGTTCCAACTATGTTAAATGATTTATTGGATGATCCCAACAAAAAGAGTAAAGTGACGGATGAAATATTTACGATGAAAAAGTTTGACATTGCGACTTTGATTAAAGCATCTGAATAA
- a CDS encoding zf-TFIIB domain-containing protein, translating to MTCPVCNVDLLISDNHGIEIDYCPKCRGIWLDRGELDKIIERANEYENSFRKRIRNEDFRKDEFYDYKDQNYKRHKRKSFFDDLFDF from the coding sequence ATGACATGTCCGGTTTGTAATGTTGATTTACTTATAAGTGATAACCACGGAATTGAAATTGATTATTGTCCGAAGTGCCGTGGCATCTGGCTGGACCGCGGTGAGCTTGATAAAATTATCGAAAGAGCAAACGAGTATGAAAATTCATTCCGGAAACGAATCAGGAATGAGGATTTCCGCAAGGATGAATTTTACGACTATAAGGATCAAAATTATAAAAGGCATAAAAGAAAATCATTCTTTGATGATTTATTTGACTTCTGA
- a CDS encoding hydrogen peroxide-inducible genes activator has translation MTLTQLEYLIAIERFGNFSEAAKSCFVTQPTLSMQIQKLEDELGVKIFRRDKQPIEPTDIGRKILEQAKLILKEKEKLHIILQMERGEFVGSLRVAIIPTISSYLLPMFLSNFTKKYPDVELIIDEVTTDEVIAGLEKNHFDIGIIALRSNQENLLTETLYYEPFVAFLPPEHKLIKKKKLSQDDLNVNDFLLLKEGHCLREQTLSVCRSNENEWIEKSSKVVFESGNLETLIKLVDQKFGMTLLPYLALQYIKDKKKLNQIREFNNPVPKREVGFIYTHTFIKKHLSNALKEEILKVIPDELKQNKNGLIVH, from the coding sequence TCTGAAGCTGCAAAAAGTTGTTTTGTTACACAGCCAACTTTAAGTATGCAGATACAAAAGCTTGAAGATGAACTTGGAGTAAAAATCTTCAGAAGGGACAAACAACCGATTGAACCGACAGATATCGGAAGAAAAATTCTTGAGCAGGCAAAACTTATTCTAAAAGAGAAAGAAAAACTTCATATAATTCTTCAGATGGAAAGAGGTGAGTTTGTTGGCTCTCTTCGTGTTGCAATAATTCCTACTATCTCATCTTATTTGCTGCCGATGTTCCTTAGTAATTTTACAAAAAAATATCCCGATGTGGAATTGATTATTGATGAAGTTACAACAGATGAAGTAATTGCAGGTTTGGAAAAAAATCATTTTGATATAGGAATAATTGCACTTCGTTCAAATCAGGAAAATCTTTTGACAGAAACTTTGTACTATGAGCCATTTGTAGCTTTTCTTCCCCCAGAGCACAAGCTGATAAAGAAAAAGAAATTGAGTCAGGATGATTTGAATGTGAATGATTTTCTTCTTTTGAAAGAAGGTCATTGTTTAAGAGAACAGACACTTTCAGTTTGCCGAAGTAACGAAAATGAATGGATTGAAAAAAGTAGTAAGGTTGTCTTCGAAAGCGGAAATCTTGAAACGCTAATAAAGTTAGTTGATCAAAAGTTTGGGATGACACTTCTTCCTTATCTTGCGTTGCAGTATATCAAAGACAAGAAAAAACTTAATCAGATAAGAGAGTTTAACAATCCGGTTCCAAAGCGCGAAGTTGGATTTATCTATACTCACACATTTATTAAAAAACATTTATCCAATGCACTTAAAGAAGAAATACTGAAAGTTATTCCTGATGAATTGAAGCAGAACAAGAACGGCTTGATTGTGCATTGA
- a CDS encoding NADP-dependent isocitrate dehydrogenase, which produces MKRITVAKGDGIGPEIMDATLKIILAAGAQIEIDEIEVGEKVYLAGNTSGIAKESWDIIRRNKVFLKAPITTPQGGGYKSLNVTTRKFLGLYANVRPCMSLHPFVKTKHPNMDVVIIRENEEDLYAGIEHQQTDEVVQCLKLISRPGSEKIIRYAFEYAKQYGRKKVTCFTKDNIMKQTDGLFHKVFDEIAKEYPEIENEHWIVDIGSAKLADTPEAFDVVVLPNLYGDVLSDVAAQIAGSVGLAGSANIGEECAMFEAIHGSAPRRAGQNLANPSGLLQGAIMMLVHIGQNDIAEKVQNAWLKTIEDGIHTYDIFKEGISKQKVGTKEFADAVIERLGQKPSQLKAVNYEKGSALKLPKYVRKAPAKKELLGVDIFVHWSGTDPNELAEILKKIELENVKLSMITNRGIKVWPEGFEETFCTDHWRCRFKDKDGKTITKQDIIELLSRAEKNNIDTIKTENLYAFDGVQAFSLGQGQ; this is translated from the coding sequence ATGAAAAGAATAACAGTTGCAAAGGGTGATGGCATCGGTCCTGAAATAATGGATGCTACACTTAAAATAATTTTAGCTGCAGGAGCACAAATCGAAATTGATGAAATAGAAGTGGGTGAAAAAGTTTATCTTGCAGGGAATACATCTGGAATAGCAAAAGAATCCTGGGACATTATAAGACGAAACAAAGTTTTCCTGAAAGCACCAATCACAACTCCACAGGGTGGCGGATATAAAAGTCTTAATGTTACAACAAGAAAATTTCTTGGTCTTTATGCAAATGTAAGACCCTGTATGAGCTTACATCCGTTTGTCAAAACAAAGCACCCAAATATGGATGTAGTCATTATTCGTGAAAACGAAGAAGATTTATATGCCGGAATTGAACATCAGCAAACTGATGAAGTAGTTCAATGTCTTAAACTTATAAGCAGACCAGGTTCAGAAAAAATTATCAGATATGCATTTGAATATGCGAAGCAATATGGAAGAAAAAAAGTTACTTGCTTTACTAAAGATAATATTATGAAACAGACCGATGGATTATTTCATAAAGTTTTTGATGAAATTGCAAAAGAATATCCCGAAATAGAGAATGAACATTGGATTGTTGATATAGGTTCTGCAAAACTTGCCGATACACCTGAAGCTTTTGATGTTGTTGTTTTACCAAATTTATATGGAGATGTTTTATCTGATGTTGCCGCACAAATAGCAGGTTCTGTTGGTTTAGCCGGTTCAGCAAACATCGGTGAAGAGTGTGCAATGTTTGAAGCAATTCATGGTTCAGCCCCAAGAAGAGCTGGTCAGAATCTTGCTAACCCATCCGGACTTTTACAAGGCGCTATTATGATGCTTGTTCATATTGGTCAAAATGATATTGCCGAAAAAGTTCAAAACGCCTGGCTTAAAACAATTGAAGATGGAATACATACTTATGACATTTTCAAAGAAGGAATAAGTAAACAAAAAGTTGGTACAAAAGAATTTGCCGATGCGGTAATCGAAAGACTTGGTCAAAAGCCATCGCAGTTAAAAGCAGTTAATTATGAAAAAGGTTCTGCACTGAAACTTCCGAAGTATGTTAGAAAAGCTCCCGCTAAAAAAGAATTACTTGGCGTTGATATTTTTGTTCATTGGAGTGGCACAGACCCAAATGAACTAGCCGAGATTTTGAAAAAGATTGAGCTGGAGAATGTGAAGCTTTCAATGATAACAAATCGCGGTATTAAGGTATGGCCAGAAGGATTTGAAGAGACATTTTGCACAGATCATTGGAGATGCAGATTTAAGGATAAAGATGGTAAAACTATAACAAAGCAAGATATAATCGAATTGCTATCACGAGCCGAAAAAAATAATATCGATACAATCAAAACGGAAAACTTATACGCCTTTGACGGAGTTCAGGCATTTTCACTTGGTCAGGGACAGTAA
- a CDS encoding L-threonylcarbamoyladenylate synthase, which yields MNLEKAAEYIRNGKLVAFPTETVYGLGANALDPFAVSKIFELKERPAFDPLIVHIESIESAEQLADTKNNKFHRLAEKFWPGPLTIVLPKKKIIPDIVTSGLDTVGLRMPNHKIALELIKLSGCPIAAPSANKFGRVSPTSAQHVKKYFPQIDCIIDGGKTQVGIESTVIYLYEDSFEILRPGIITSEEIETEVSLKPINKKRKISAPGMMKSHYSPAKPIYILNETLLRKIDFNKAGLLSFTKKYDKFFKKVITLSESMDLKECAVNLFSAIHLLEDSDVEIIIAEPVPETGIGIAIMDRLKKAAYKTMKSIN from the coding sequence ATGAATCTGGAAAAAGCTGCTGAATACATTCGTAATGGAAAGCTGGTTGCTTTTCCTACAGAAACAGTTTATGGATTAGGAGCAAATGCTCTTGATCCTTTTGCTGTATCAAAAATATTTGAATTAAAAGAACGCCCTGCATTCGATCCTCTTATTGTTCACATCGAATCAATTGAAAGCGCTGAACAGCTGGCGGATACAAAAAACAATAAATTTCACAGACTTGCAGAAAAATTCTGGCCAGGACCACTGACTATTGTTCTTCCCAAAAAGAAAATCATTCCCGATATTGTTACTTCAGGATTAGATACTGTTGGTTTAAGAATGCCCAATCATAAAATAGCTCTGGAATTGATAAAGCTATCCGGCTGCCCGATTGCAGCACCAAGTGCAAATAAATTTGGAAGAGTAAGTCCGACAAGCGCACAGCATGTAAAGAAATACTTTCCACAAATTGATTGCATTATTGATGGAGGTAAAACACAGGTCGGAATTGAATCAACAGTAATTTATCTGTATGAAGATAGTTTTGAAATATTAAGACCAGGAATAATAACGAGTGAAGAAATTGAAACGGAGGTTTCTCTAAAACCGATAAACAAAAAACGAAAAATATCCGCTCCTGGTATGATGAAATCACATTACAGTCCGGCTAAACCAATATACATTCTTAATGAAACTTTACTAAGAAAGATAGATTTCAATAAAGCAGGTCTGTTATCATTTACAAAGAAGTATGATAAGTTTTTTAAGAAAGTTATAACTTTATCAGAGTCTATGGATTTAAAAGAATGTGCAGTCAATCTATTTTCGGCAATACATTTATTAGAAGATTCTGATGTTGAAATAATTATTGCAGAGCCTGTTCCTGAAACTGGAATTGGTATTGCAATTATGGACAGATTAAAAAAAGCAGCATATAAAACAATGAAAAGTATAAATTGA
- a CDS encoding SRPBCC family protein gives MTDKTRITIEVNINAPIEKVWECFTLPEHIINWNFASDDWCCPTAVNDLKAGGKFSWRMESKDGKIGFDFSGVYDEVIEYQKIKYTLGDNREVEITFRSENNFSIVTETFEAENVFSIEQQRQGWQAILNNFKKYVEGN, from the coding sequence ATGACTGACAAAACAAGGATAACAATTGAAGTAAATATCAACGCACCAATTGAAAAAGTTTGGGAATGCTTCACATTACCCGAACACATCATAAACTGGAATTTTGCTTCAGATGATTGGTGCTGTCCAACAGCTGTGAATGATTTGAAAGCTGGTGGAAAGTTCTCGTGGAGAATGGAATCAAAAGATGGTAAAATAGGATTTGACTTCAGTGGAGTTTATGACGAAGTGATCGAATATCAAAAAATTAAATACACACTTGGTGACAATAGAGAAGTTGAAATAACCTTTAGATCTGAGAATAACTTTTCAATTGTTACAGAAACATTTGAAGCTGAAAATGTTTTTTCAATTGAACAACAGCGGCAAGGCTGGCAGGCAATTCTAAATAATTTTAAAAAATATGTTGAAGGGAATTAA